A region of Ahaetulla prasina isolate Xishuangbanna chromosome 12, ASM2864084v1, whole genome shotgun sequence DNA encodes the following proteins:
- the LOC131184345 gene encoding C-signal-like yields the protein MEVLNPRSVLVTGSNRGIGLELVKQLVGKSDPPEWIFATCRDPEGPRAKSLKNQAAQHQHRIQIIQLDTSDPSSIKAAAAKITECLHGAGLNLLFNNAAIVKPSSLESETPENMLEVYNTNVVGPMVMGQVFLPLLRKASKESHLKGMSCSKAAIVNVSSECGSITNILAWDSGQIPNYRCSKAALNMLNRCQSLQYAQDEILCVTMHPGWLQTDMGTVSETLRAPTTVEDGVQEILKTLAALSEKETGTFVNWDGKPLPW from the exons ATGGAAGTGCTGAATCCACGCAGTGTCCTGGTGACGGGATCTAATCGGGGCATCGGCCTGGAGCTGGTGAAGCAACTGGTGGGGAAAAGCGACCCACCAGAATGGATCTTTGCCACTTGCCGTGACCCAGAGGGACCTCGTGCGAAG AGTTTGAAGAATCAGGCTGCTCAGCACCAGCACCGAATACAAATCATCCAGCTTG ACACTTCTGATCCATCCAGCATCAAAGCTGCCGCAGCCAAAATTACCGAATGTCTACATGGAGcgggtttgaatctgttgttcaaCAATGCTGCAATAGTAAAGCCGTCCAGTCTGGAATCAGAGACACCGGAAAACATGTTAGAGGTGTACAATACCAATGTGGTTGGTCCTATGGTAATGGGCCAG GTCTTCCTACCTTTGCTGAGGAAGGCATCCAAGGAGAGTCACCTGAAAGGCATGAGCTGCAGCAAAGCTGCAATCGTTAATGTATCCAGTGAATGCGGCTCCATCACTAACATTCTGGCATGGGATAGTGGGCAAATCCCCAACTACCGTTGCAGCAAG GCTGCTTTAAACATGCTCAACCGATGCCAGTCCCTGCAATATGCCCAAGACGAGATCCTCTGTGTTACAATGCACCCTGGATGGTTGCAGACAGATATGGGAACTGTAAGCGAAACA ttgAGAGCCCCAACTACAGTTGAGGATGGTGTACAAGAAATTCTCAAAACCCTGGCAGCCCTCTCTGAGAAAGAAACtggcacatttgtgaactgggatGGAAAACCCCTCCCTTGGTAA